The sequence ACTTAATGCCAATAATTGAGGGTTAACAAGTCGAGACAAAGCATCTGCAGCCTTGTTTGACGAGCCACTGCGATAAATGATTTCATAATCATAACCTAATAATTTGGAAACCCACTTATGCTGCTCAATCGAAGAAATACGTTGCTCTAAAAAATACTTCAAACTTCTATGATCTGTATAAATCTTGAAATGTCGACCAAGCAAATAGGGTCTCCATTTGTTTACTGCAGATACAATGGCAAGCATTTCTTTGTCATAAACAGATAAGTTGAGATTCTTACCAGATAATGGCTTACTGTAAAAAGTTATAGGTCTTGCAGATTGCATTAATACAGCACCAATACCACCACCAGAAGCATCACACTCTAAATAGAACTCTTTTGAAAAATCAGGTAGTATAAGAACAGGTGTAGTAGTTAGAGCATGTTGTAGTGATTTGAAAGCAACAGTTGCTTCTTCTGTCCAAATTAAATGCATACTTCTTTAATAGTTGAGTTAAAGGAGAActaatttttccaaaatccttcacAAATTTTCTATAATAGGCGGCTAAGCCCAAAAAACCTCGAAGTTCTTTAACTGAAGAAGGGATCTTCCATGAAAGAATGCATTGTATCTTCTCTGGCTCCACAGAAACTCCATCGGATGAAATCAAATGTCCAAGGTGACCAATAGATTGTTGTGCAAAAGTACATTTAGATTCCTTAACAAACAGTTTATGAGTCCGcagtaaatcaaaaaccaattcCAGATGCTTGAGATGATCATCAAGAGTCTCACTGTAAAGCTGAATATCATCGAAGAAAACTAGTAAAAACTTGCGTAAGTAAGGCCTGAATATATGATTCATTAAACCCTAGAATGTTGCGGGAGCATTGGACAATCCAAAAGGCATGACCAAAAACTCGTAGTGGCCATCATGAGTGCGGAAAGCTGTCTTTGGAATGTCAGCTTCATGTACACGAATCTGGTGATAACCATAGCGTAAATCTAACTTGGTAAAGACTTTCTTACCATATAATTCATCCAAAAATTCATCCACTACCGGAATTGGATAACGATCTTTTATGGTTATCTTTTTAAGAGCACGGTAGTCAATACACATACACCACGAGCCATCCTTCTTTCGAACCAAAAGAATAGGTGAAGAAAAAGGGCTAGAAATAGGCCTTATGAACCCAGCTTGTTGCAGTTCACCCACGATCTTCTCAATTTCATCTTTTTGAAAATGTGGGTATCTATAAGGGCATACATTCACAGGTCCAGCTTCAGGCAATAAGGAAATTTTATGATCTTGTAATCTTGCTGGAGGCAATGTTGTTGGAGTGGAAAAAATATcactgaattttgaaagaagttgTTGAATTCCAGGTGACAATGATTGTTTGGCGGCAGAAGTATTTAATGCAACTAATTCCAACAGAATTCCATAATTTTCTGCAAATAATAAACGTTGCATGGGAGATACGTTCATAATCATTACAGTTGATGATTGGTTACCAGTTAATGTAACGGCTGTGTCATTCATACTAAACTGCATAGTCAACTTTTCAAAATCCCAAATAATTTCTCCCAACGTGCGCATCCATTGAATTCCCAAGACTGCATCACAACCACTAATGTCCAGCAAATAAAAATCAACAGAGAAAATTGTACCTTATAAATGAATAGGGATAGTGCAAAATCCTTTAGTGTTTAATTGACCACCATTACCCACAGTTACACGTAAAATAGCATCAGATGACGAAACTGCAAAACCACATTGCTTGGCTACTGGGATGCAAGAAATTATGTGTAGACTCTGAATCTATGAGAAGTGTGAGAGGTCTAGCCTTGGCATAAACAGTGATACGCATAGTATTAGGAAATGTAGAACCCAAAAGTGAGTTAAGAGAGATAGTTGGAGTAGATTCCACAACAACAAGATCGTCACTTACTTGGTGATCTTCAGTGGTATGCTCAATTTCAGTGATGTCTTCAGAAGAGGTAGGATCCATCTCTAAAAGCAA comes from Papaver somniferum cultivar HN1 chromosome 7, ASM357369v1, whole genome shotgun sequence and encodes:
- the LOC113295004 gene encoding uncharacterized protein LOC113295004 yields the protein MGQNYTENLKLVNDGLTNMSKSIDTLVTALEKQHLEEEEKNKTKVVEKRQQREEERVAHQQEITVNNTTLTDAITTSMTTALTTALNPQLTRTTTSINTQLTASLHAVFAEYLPQVNTNNGNGNGPHPPPPPLPPTPPAARANAINLKFPTFDGEDHDGWIFNADQYFSVHQAEDALKITIAASSLKGDSNVWYRWKQTKRYQTKVTIVTWLEFCAHVRARFSPEKFVDARLAINTINQVSTVREHIPAFEKLLNFVDFPDDYLISCFVRSLKPHIGSVVKLLAPQTLNEAFTKAIHQEEAYATVHKLPARQPYRPHPLRGEASTSTTPIKKLTLPTGFLLLEMDPTSSEDITEIEHTTEDHQVSDDLVVVESTPTISLNSLLGSTFPNTMRITVYAKARPLTLLIDSESTHNFLHPSSQAMCGCDAVLGIQWMRTLGEIIWDFEKLTMQFSMNDTAVTLTGNQSSTVMIMNVSPMQRLLFAENYGILLELVALNTSAAKQSLSPGIQQLLSKFSDIFSTPTTLPPARLQDHKISLLPEAGPVNVCPYRYPHFQKDEIEKIVGELQQAGFIRPISSPFSSPILLVRKKDGSWCMCIDYRALKKITIKDRYPIPVVDEFLDELYGKKVFTKLDLRYGYHQIRVHEADIPKTAFRTHDGHYEFLLYSETLDDHLKHLELVFDLLRTHKLFVKESKCTFAQQSIGHLGHLISSDGVSVEPEKIQCILSWKIPSSVKELREEATVAFKSLQHALTTTPVLILPDFSKEFYLECDASGGGIGAVLMQSARPITFYSKPLSGKNLNLSVYDKEMLAIVSAVNKWRPYLLGRHFKIYTDHRSLKYFLEQRISSIEQHKWVSKLLGYDYEIIYRSGSSNKAADALSRLVNPQLLALSAPIFTGVHDIITECHNDPNLRALID